The Novosphingobium terrae genome segment GCCCCGGTGGTCTATCGCATCCATGAGCCGCCCAACCGCGAAAAGCTTGTGGCGCTCAAGGATTACCTCGCCACCTTCGAGCGCAAGCTGGCGCTGGGGCAGGTCATCACCCCGTCGCTGTTCAACCGCATGCTCAAGGGCATCGAGGATGAGACGGAAAAGGCGCTGATCATGGAGGCCGTGCTGCGCAGCCAGACGCAGGCCTATTATGGCCCCAAGAACGCCGGGCACTTCGGTCTGGCGCTGGGCAGCTATGCGCATTTCACCTCGCCGATCCGCCGCTATTCGGATCTGCTGGTGCATCGCTCGCTGGTCGATGCCTTCGGGCTTGAACAGCCCGCGCCTCAGGGCGACATCCCTGAGCATTCCGGCCTTGCCCCGCGTGACCGTCAGGACATGGCCCGCATCACCGACGCCATCTCCCGCACCGAGCGCCGCGGCATGGAGGCCGAGCGCGAAACAATCGACCGCTATGTGGCGGCATGGCTCTCGACCCGCGTGGGCGAAATCTTCGAATGCCGCATCACCGGTGTGCAGCGTTTCGGTCTCTTTGCGACCATCGTCGGACTAGGCGGCGATGGATTGGTCCCCGTATCGGTGCTGGGTGACGAGAGATTCTTCCACGATGAAAAGGCTCAGGTGCTGCGCGGCGAGCAGAGCGGCATCACCTATGCCATCGGTGACCGGCTGCCCTTGCGGCTGGCGGAGGCCAATCCCTTGACCGGCGCGCTGAAGTTCGAACCCAAGGACAGCGATGGCCGCATCGAGAAGCGCGGTGCCCCGGCGCCTGTCGGGCTGAAGAAGCGCGGCAGCCATCTGGTGGGCCAGCGCGGCCGCCCGGCCAACATCCGCCATCAGGGGAAACGCCGCTGATGATGCAGGGGGGCGTCTTTTGGACATTCGGCAAGGCCGAATGTGCGGCATCGGCCCGCTCCCCTGTCCGGTCAGGCATCGGTCGTACCCTGTGGGTGGCCGGGCCAAGAGCAGATACCGCGAGCGGGCCGGTGCCGCCCGCACAAGGCGCTTTTGCGCCCTGTGCCAAAAGGCACGCCAAAAGACTCTCAGCTCAGTCGGTCGATCTCATCCTCGGCAAGGCTGCCGGGGATGATCATCAGCGGGCAGGGCAGGGCGCCAAGGCCCGGGCCGGTGAAGTGAGTCACCAGCGCGCCCGGCTCGCCATCGCGCGCGGCGCCCAGCACCAGCGCGGCAACCTCGCTGTGCGCGGCAAGGTAATCGCGCACGACTTTCACCGCCTCGCCCTGCTGGACCGAGATGTCGGGCATGCGTCCGCCCTCGGCCACGATGGCGCCG includes the following:
- a CDS encoding universal stress protein produces the protein MRIYLVIIDETEEARVALRFASRRAAKTGGAVHLLSVIEPEPFVAFGGIQATIEQEARDRAEVLLTSLAGAIVAEGGRMPDISVQQGEAVKVVRDYLAAHSEVAALVLGAARDGEPGALVTHFTGPGLGALPCPLMIIPGSLAEDEIDRLS